The Pseudomonas sp. FP198 genomic interval AGCAGCGCCATCGACGATGAGCTGCGGCTGCCATGGTGCGGCGCTGCCAGCCACTGGGTCGGCATCGCCAGGGGACTGTCGAGCAAGGCCCGTTCGGCATGGGTATCGATATCGCCGGTCAGCAGCAACCGCTCGCCACCGGCCTCGACCAGCAAGACACAGGATTTCTGGTTGCTCTCGACAGCCGATGTCCAGCGCCACAGTTCGAACCTGACCCCGTCCCATTCCCAGCGTTCGCCGCTATCGCACGCCCCTGCCTGCAGATCGACGGGCAGCGCCTCGGGATCGCCGCTGACCACCCGACGGGTCGGCAATCCGTTGCGTACGGCTTGTGCACCGCCGGCGTGATCGGCATCGGCGTGACTGAGCAGCAGCATGTCCAAGGTACGCACACCGAGCCTGTGCAAGGTCGGCACCACCACGCGCTCGCCCGCATCGGCGTCGCCAAACCGCGGCCCCGCGTCATAAAGCAAGACGTGCCGCTGGGTACGCACGAGGATCGCCAGCCCCTGGCCGACGTCCAGTTGCCAGATTTCGGCTTGCCCGTGGGGTACTTCTTCCCGTGGGGGAAAAACCATCAGCATCAGCATCGGCCAGCCGAGGATCCGCAGCGGTACGCCCTTGGGCAGCAACAGCAGCGCAGTGCCGAGCGCCGCCATGCACAAGGCCCACAGCGGCACCGCGGGAGGCACCCAGGCTGGCACCTGCCCGGCTGCCAGCGCGAGCGCCTTGAACAGCAGATCGAGCAAGCCGCCGGCAATCCAGAGAAGGCTCTCGCCGATGAAAGGTATCGGTAGCAACGCGGTGCCAAGCAAGGCCGAAGGCAACACCAGCAGACTGACCCAGGGCACCGCCAGCAGGTTGACCAACGGACCGCTGAGGCTGACCGGCAGCCCGAGGATCAAGAGTAGCGGGCACAGCCCGAGAGCAATCAGCCACTGGGCGCGGGTCCAGGTCTGCCACCAGCGCCAGGGGCCCAGGCGACCGCCGAAGGTAAACAGCAGAATGGCCACCGCGGCGAACGACAACCAGAACCCCGGCCGCAGGCTCGCCAGCGGATTGAGCAGCAGCACTGCCAGGAGCGCCAGCAGCCAGGCCGTCCAAGGATCGGCCTGGCGAAAGCGCAAGCGCCACAGCAGCACCAGCCCGATCATCACACAGGCCCGCCGCACCGGCACTTCGAAACCGGCGAGCAGGCCGTAACCCAGCGCCGCGGTGAACGCCAGCACGCAGGCCCAGGGCAGCCATGGCAACCGCGCCGGCCAGACACCATGACGCGCCGCGCCGGCGACCAGCAGGTATACGAGGCCGGCGAACAGGCCGATGTGCTGCCCGGAAATGACCAGCAGATGGATCGTGCCGGTGTCTTGCAGCACCTGCCAATCTTCGCGACTCAACCCGGAGCCATCGCCAAGGACCAATGCCATCAGCGCCCCGGAACGCCCTTGGGCATCGACTTTCGCCAGTGCCTGGCGCACCCCGTCGCGCCAGGCGCCCTCGGCCGGTTGCAGGAGTCGCCCGTGCTTGACGCTGCCGGTCGCGCCAATGCCGCGGCTCAACAGCCACGCCTCATAGTCGAAGCCATGGGGATTGAGCAGCCCCGCGGGGCGCTTGAGCTTTACCGCCAGGCGCCATCTTTCACCGCTACTGACCGGCGGCCCGCCATACCAGGCCAGGCGCATCGAGGTTGGCAAGCGCGTGCGCCTTGACTGGATATCGGCCAATTCGAAACGCACCGTACCATCGCCGTTTTGCGGCAAACCGACGACCCGCCCTTCGACCCAGCGCGTCTCGCCGTCCAGTGCGGAGGGCAACCGTCCGTCCAATGCATGATGTGCGGCGAGGCTCGCCCAGACCAGCCCGAAGAGAAAGCAACCCGCCGGGTACAGGCGAAACGGCAGTACCATCAACGCCAGCGTCGCCATGGCTGCGATCACCCATGGCGACGGCAGTACCGGTAGAAAAACCGGGGCCACCAGCCCCAGTGCAAGCGCGACCATTGCCGTGCGCATAAGCCCATCCTTGAGAGTCCCTCTCCAGGCTTAGCCGGTGCGGGGCATCGTGGGCGTTAACAATTGTCACAAAGTCTGAATCTCCCGGTTGTAGAATCCGGACATACTTGCGGCCTTACTGCTTTGACCCGACCGAGAAGCCTTATGCCCCGGCGATTATTCAAACGTTACATGCCTGACCCCGCGAGCATTCGGGAACATAAATCCTTACGCTTTCTCGGCACCCTGCTGCACGATCCCAACCTCTGGCACCTCAATCGTCATTCGGTGGCGCGGGCGATGGCCGTTGGCCTGTTCGCCGCTTTTCTGCCGATACCGCTGCAAATGCTCCTGGCCGCCGCGCTGGCCGTCACGGTTCGCGGCAACATCCCGATCGCGGTGAGCCTGGTCTGGCTGACCAACCCCATCACCATGCCCGCGGTATTCTTCTGCACCTATCAGACCGGCGCCTGGCTGATGGACGTTCCAGCCCGGACACTGCCGGAAGAATTGACCTGGGAGTGGATCACCAACCAGCTGTCAACGTTGTGGCAGCCATTTTTGCTGGGGTCGGTGGTCACGGGGTTGGTGCTTGGAGTCTTGGCTTATTTCGTCACCATGGCGTATTGGCGATGGTGGGTTGCCAGGCAGTGGCGACGGCGCAAGCGCAGTCGGATGAGAGAAAAACTGGACTGACCGAGTTGCCCCTCCAGACACGAAATTCGGGTTTAATCCAGACTCCTGTGGGAGCGAGCCTGCTCGCGAAGAGGCCATCACAGCCAACATCCGCATCGGATGAAGTTCAGTCTTCGCGAGCAGGCTCGCTCCCACAGGTACGACACTTCAGGCACAGACAGTGTCAGGTACGCATCCCGCGCCCACTCACCAGCAACCGCGCGCAGCCCACATAAAGCACCACGGTTGCCACCAGCATGAAGGTAATCGCAATACTGATGCGAATGTCCGAAACGCCAAGGATCCCGTAGCGGAAAGCATTGACCATATGCAGCACCGGGTTGGCCAGCGATACGGTCTGCCAGAACGGTGGCAGCAGGGAAATCGAGTAGAACACCCCACCCAGGTAGGTCAGCGGCGTGAGCACGAACGTCGGGATGATGGAGATGTCATCGAAGTTGCGCGCGAACACCGCGTTGATGAAGCCCAGCAGCGAAAAGATCGTCGCAGTCAGGACCACCACCAGGATCGTCACCCCCAGGTGATGCACCTGCAGATCGGTGAAGAACAGCGACAGCAGCGTCACGATCAGGCCGACCGCCAGCCCGCGCAGCACGCCGCCCAGGGTGAAGCCGATCAGGATCGTATGGGGCGAAACCGGCGAGACCATCAGCTCTTCGATGGAGCGCTGGAACTTGCTGCCGAAGAAACTCGATACCACGTTGCCGTAGGAGTTGGTGATCACCGACATCATGATCAGCCCCGGCACGATGTAGTCCATGTACGTGAAGCCGCCCATGTCGCCGATCTGCCGGCCGATCAGGTTACCGAAAATCACGAAGTACAGGACCATGGTGATCGCAGGGGGCAGCAAAGTCTGCGGCCAGATCCGCATGAAGCGCCGGACTTCACGATAGACAATGGTATTGAGGGCGATGAGGTTGGGGCGCAGTTCCGAACTCATACTCATACCGCCACCTTCGCCAGGTTTTTTTCCACCAGGGACACGAACAACTCCTCAAGGCGATTGGTCTTGTTGCGCAGGCTCAGCACTTCGATGTTTTGCACGGCCAGCTGGGTGAACAGCCCGGTGATACCGGCGGACTTGTCGACCTGGACTTCCAGGGTATGGCCGTCGAGCAGGCGAGCCGGATAACCCACAAGCTGCGGGGCGGCGCTCAGGTCATGCTTGAGATCCAGCAGGAAGGTTTCCACATGCAGCTGGCTCAGCAACTGCCGCATGCTGGTGTTCTCGACGATGGTGCCGTGGTCGATGATGCCGATGTTGCGGCACAGCTGCTCGGCCTCTTCCAGGTAATGGGTGGTGAGGATGATGGTAATGCCTTTCTGGTTCAGCTCGGTGAGGAAGGTCCACATCGAACGACGCAGCTCGATGTCCACGCCGGCGGTGGGTTCGTCGAGAATCAGCAGGCGCGGTTCATGCACCAGCGCGCGGGCAATCATCAGGCGTCGCTTCATGCCGCCGGACAACGAACGGGACGGCACATCGCGCTTGTCCCACAAGCCGAGCTGGGTCAGATACTGCTCGGCGCGCTCGTTGGCGATCTTCGGCGGGATGCCGTAGTAGCCGGCCTGGGTCACGACGATGTCGAAGGTCTTTTCGAACTGGTTGAAGTTGAATTCCTGGGGCACCACGCCAATGCAGCGCTTGAGCGCGGCGGGCTCGCGGTCCAGGTCATGGCCGAAGACGTTCACCGTCCCGCCGGATTTGTTCACCAGCGTGGAAAGAATGCCGATGGTGGTGGATTTGCCGGCACCGTTGGGGCCCAGCAAGGCAAAAAAATCACCTTCGGCGACATCCAGATCGATACCACTCAGGGCCTGGAAACCGTTGCCGTAGGTTTTGGTTAGCTGCCGTATGGACAGAGCGGAACTCATATCGGATTACGCACCAAGAAGGGGAGGAAGAAGAATAGATAAGGGCCGGCGGCGAGCAATACAACCACGGCGCAGGAAGGCAATGGTGCGTGGCGTCGCCGCACAAGTACAGTGAAGTGTGTCGATAGTAAGTATTAAGTCAACGCGGTCATGACGGCCTTGCGATAAGCCGGACGCTGCTGGAGCCGTGCGTACCAGGCCTCCAGCCGGGGCAATGCGGCGCGCTCGATGGGCATCTCGAACCAGGCATAAATGAAACTACCCAAGGGAATGTCGCCCATGCCGATTTCCTCACCGCAGAGGTAAGGCTGTTCGCCCAGGGCTTGCTCCACCATTG includes:
- a CDS encoding ABC transporter ATP-binding protein, which produces MSSALSIRQLTKTYGNGFQALSGIDLDVAEGDFFALLGPNGAGKSTTIGILSTLVNKSGGTVNVFGHDLDREPAALKRCIGVVPQEFNFNQFEKTFDIVVTQAGYYGIPPKIANERAEQYLTQLGLWDKRDVPSRSLSGGMKRRLMIARALVHEPRLLILDEPTAGVDIELRRSMWTFLTELNQKGITIILTTHYLEEAEQLCRNIGIIDHGTIVENTSMRQLLSQLHVETFLLDLKHDLSAAPQLVGYPARLLDGHTLEVQVDKSAGITGLFTQLAVQNIEVLSLRNKTNRLEELFVSLVEKNLAKVAV
- a CDS encoding ABC transporter permease codes for the protein MSSELRPNLIALNTIVYREVRRFMRIWPQTLLPPAITMVLYFVIFGNLIGRQIGDMGGFTYMDYIVPGLIMMSVITNSYGNVVSSFFGSKFQRSIEELMVSPVSPHTILIGFTLGGVLRGLAVGLIVTLLSLFFTDLQVHHLGVTILVVVLTATIFSLLGFINAVFARNFDDISIIPTFVLTPLTYLGGVFYSISLLPPFWQTVSLANPVLHMVNAFRYGILGVSDIRISIAITFMLVATVVLYVGCARLLVSGRGMRT
- a CDS encoding DNA internalization-related competence protein ComEC/Rec2, with amino-acid sequence MRTAMVALALGLVAPVFLPVLPSPWVIAAMATLALMVLPFRLYPAGCFLFGLVWASLAAHHALDGRLPSALDGETRWVEGRVVGLPQNGDGTVRFELADIQSRRTRLPTSMRLAWYGGPPVSSGERWRLAVKLKRPAGLLNPHGFDYEAWLLSRGIGATGSVKHGRLLQPAEGAWRDGVRQALAKVDAQGRSGALMALVLGDGSGLSREDWQVLQDTGTIHLLVISGQHIGLFAGLVYLLVAGAARHGVWPARLPWLPWACVLAFTAALGYGLLAGFEVPVRRACVMIGLVLLWRLRFRQADPWTAWLLALLAVLLLNPLASLRPGFWLSFAAVAILLFTFGGRLGPWRWWQTWTRAQWLIALGLCPLLLILGLPVSLSGPLVNLLAVPWVSLLVLPSALLGTALLPIPFIGESLLWIAGGLLDLLFKALALAAGQVPAWVPPAVPLWALCMAALGTALLLLPKGVPLRILGWPMLMLMVFPPREEVPHGQAEIWQLDVGQGLAILVRTQRHVLLYDAGPRFGDADAGERVVVPTLHRLGVRTLDMLLLSHADADHAGGAQAVRNGLPTRRVVSGDPEALPVDLQAGACDSGERWEWDGVRFELWRWTSAVESNQKSCVLLVEAGGERLLLTGDIDTHAERALLDSPLAMPTQWLAAPHHGSRSSSSMALLARLEPHSVLISRGRNNAFGHPHPWVMERYRRLGMAIYDSAEQGAIRLQLGAFTPALGQAGIRRYWRDPPPAGPASEH
- a CDS encoding DUF2062 domain-containing protein, with translation MPRRLFKRYMPDPASIREHKSLRFLGTLLHDPNLWHLNRHSVARAMAVGLFAAFLPIPLQMLLAAALAVTVRGNIPIAVSLVWLTNPITMPAVFFCTYQTGAWLMDVPARTLPEELTWEWITNQLSTLWQPFLLGSVVTGLVLGVLAYFVTMAYWRWWVARQWRRRKRSRMREKLD